In one window of Bdellovibrio bacteriovorus W DNA:
- a CDS encoding pilT; twitching motility protein PilT (COG2805 Tfp pilus assembly protein, pilus retraction ATPase PilT), with protein MSVTDLLLKAKSSKAEELMFVVGSEPRMRGSQGWQTLRNSPALLSEWNILLQSLLSSQQKATLETRGFITGETAMNNFRMGFSFVQNETTMKALLDMNLDGHVQELQIPPALMDSCLQMKGLIMLSSAGDLGQVWALHKILQNMGEQKSFVAAVISRRAFPQIKENNACFIYHTGNFSSQQDREVFLEGVDMVVFEGFSGEEYLQEAVELAEQGYFVVYSMRAPHLMNCLRRSIAHLENEWGDHAAPRLAGILSLASAQYSITGLGDERVFAHEVLLMKPQLKEKLEVADIKSIGEILESTTEAPGILTLNQSLLQHLIRRRIDLKSAFEVTHNPDNLDQLLKKVGI; from the coding sequence ATGAGTGTAACGGACTTACTATTAAAGGCGAAGTCGAGTAAAGCAGAAGAGCTAATGTTTGTCGTGGGGAGCGAGCCTCGTATGCGTGGCTCCCAAGGATGGCAGACGTTGAGAAACTCTCCGGCTTTGTTGTCTGAGTGGAATATTCTTTTACAGAGCTTGTTGTCTTCTCAGCAGAAGGCAACTCTTGAAACTCGTGGATTTATTACTGGCGAGACTGCTATGAATAATTTCCGCATGGGCTTTTCGTTTGTTCAAAACGAGACGACGATGAAGGCCTTATTGGACATGAACTTAGATGGTCATGTTCAAGAGTTGCAAATTCCCCCAGCGTTGATGGACTCTTGTCTGCAAATGAAGGGCTTGATCATGCTCTCGTCGGCGGGCGACCTTGGTCAGGTTTGGGCGTTACATAAAATTTTACAGAATATGGGAGAGCAGAAGTCTTTCGTTGCGGCAGTTATAAGTCGCAGAGCTTTTCCACAAATTAAAGAAAACAATGCTTGCTTCATTTATCACACGGGGAACTTTTCCTCTCAGCAAGACCGCGAGGTTTTTCTAGAGGGTGTAGATATGGTTGTTTTTGAGGGATTCTCTGGTGAAGAGTATCTGCAAGAAGCCGTTGAGCTTGCTGAGCAAGGCTATTTCGTAGTGTATTCGATGCGTGCTCCGCATCTGATGAACTGTCTTCGTCGCAGTATTGCACATCTGGAAAACGAATGGGGCGACCATGCCGCTCCTCGTTTAGCTGGAATTCTTTCCTTAGCAAGTGCTCAGTATTCAATCACTGGTCTAGGTGATGAACGTGTTTTTGCTCACGAGGTCTTATTGATGAAACCTCAGCTAAAAGAAAAGCTTGAAGTTGCCGATATTAAATCCATTGGAGAAATTTTAGAAAGCACGACGGAAGCTCCGGGAATTCTCACATTGAATCAATCGCTTCTTCAGCATCTGATTCGAAGAAGAATCGATCTTAAGAGTGCCTTTGAAGTTACACACAATCCAGACAACTTAGATCAACTGCTTAAGAAGGTAGGGATTTAG
- a CDS encoding pilC; type II secretion system protein (COG1459 Type II secretory pathway, component PulF), with amino-acid sequence MAKFQYQAKNSAGQVVQGEIEAASQQEAIIRLRAQQLLPMRVTGGGAARPGAKKASTGLFAPSVKGKDLQVFTRQFATLINAGIPVVDSLKILSEGLRPGLLKEASAQVKTSIESGRRLADSMATVPNVFDRLYVNMIQAGEEAGILDGILQRLAAYMEKSEKLKSQVKGALVYPVVIIIVAMIVIAGILVFIIPKFMEFFASSGNEPPMLTQMVVNISNSMISNWYVYLGILVVGPFAFMNWLKTDGGRDTFGRFIMHAPVFGEVVQKSAIARLTRTLSTLLSSGVGLIEAIDISSRTAGNIVIEQALLRSKESVTQGRTFSAPLAKEKAFPEMVVQMIAIGEQSGTLDIMLGKIADFYEDEVETAVKAMTSLLEPLLMVVLGGIIAVLVIAMYLPIFNMADVVQ; translated from the coding sequence ATGGCAAAGTTTCAATACCAAGCGAAGAACTCTGCGGGCCAAGTCGTCCAAGGAGAAATCGAGGCCGCTTCACAACAAGAGGCAATTATTCGCTTGCGCGCACAGCAACTTTTACCAATGCGAGTGACGGGTGGAGGGGCTGCAAGACCGGGAGCAAAAAAGGCTTCGACGGGGCTTTTTGCTCCGAGTGTAAAAGGTAAAGACTTACAAGTTTTCACGCGTCAGTTTGCGACGTTGATTAACGCCGGTATTCCAGTTGTTGATTCATTGAAAATTCTTTCGGAAGGGTTGCGCCCTGGATTACTGAAAGAGGCTTCTGCACAGGTTAAGACCTCCATTGAGAGCGGACGAAGACTTGCTGATTCTATGGCTACGGTTCCAAATGTATTTGATCGCCTTTATGTGAACATGATTCAAGCGGGTGAAGAAGCCGGTATCTTGGATGGCATTTTACAGCGATTAGCTGCTTATATGGAGAAATCAGAAAAGCTGAAGTCTCAAGTAAAAGGCGCCCTAGTTTATCCAGTGGTTATTATCATCGTAGCGATGATTGTTATTGCGGGTATTTTGGTCTTCATTATTCCTAAATTTATGGAGTTCTTTGCTTCCTCTGGAAACGAGCCACCGATGTTGACTCAAATGGTGGTGAATATCAGTAATAGCATGATCTCTAATTGGTATGTGTATTTGGGGATTCTTGTTGTTGGTCCTTTTGCATTTATGAATTGGTTGAAGACTGATGGTGGTAGAGACACCTTTGGTCGCTTCATTATGCATGCTCCGGTTTTTGGTGAAGTGGTGCAGAAGTCAGCGATTGCTCGTTTGACTCGTACTCTTTCAACACTATTGTCATCGGGAGTTGGTCTTATTGAAGCTATTGATATCTCTTCGCGCACAGCGGGAAATATCGTTATTGAACAAGCTCTTTTAAGAAGTAAAGAGTCAGTGACTCAAGGACGCACGTTCTCTGCTCCTTTAGCTAAAGAAAAAGCTTTCCCTGAGATGGTCGTTCAAATGATCGCGATTGGAGAACAGTCGGGAACATTGGATATCATGTTAGGTAAAATCGCGGACTTTTATGAAGATGAAGTTGAGACGGCTGTGAAGGCGATGACATCACTTTTAGAACCTCTTTTAATGGTTGTTCTGGGTGGTATTATTGCGGTTCTAGTTATTGCGATGTACTTACCAATCTTTAATATGGCGGACGTGGTTCAATAG
- a CDS encoding pilS sensor protein (COG0642 Signal transduction histidine kinase) codes for MRLSYLLQSHQKQGLMVELSRVSLYALILLISVISSIAQEGFTNWAILGPFYTIITIGISLHAIYFAKWEWLLRRPFLFFLGFVIDSVLISALIYFSGINQSLFLFLHLVNILLAGIATGSAGAIALALCTSISFSVAAIFSPELKALNFFFLLALNNVAFFSVAALGGYLSQQLQIVGSELKEAGQSLRTAEELNEIMIENIPSGMVSFDSKGTVLKANKAALEILGLEELLEKNWFDVFPSISDVKGSLREDLKYQSPSGEAKILEMKVSSVTALNEGLSVAIFDDLTKIRQLEFSARQNEKLAAIGGLAAGIAHEIRNPLAGISGSIELLSQTVNNDDDRRLMKIILREIDRLNNLITEFLDYSRPEEPPTDPVNISDLLLEVLEGIKTNTQVRLETEQVLHIDQGLVILGKRDKLKQAFLNIILNSYQAMNESATPAITVSALVVDESVQVRIKDAGSGMSESTRKRLFEPFHTTKAKGTGLGLAVTHKILEGHYAQVFVESEVGVGTEFVLTFPKAR; via the coding sequence ATGCGCTTAAGCTATTTATTGCAAAGTCATCAAAAGCAAGGGCTGATGGTGGAATTATCCCGCGTCAGTCTCTACGCTTTGATTCTTTTAATCAGTGTGATTTCAAGCATTGCTCAAGAGGGGTTCACCAACTGGGCCATCTTGGGTCCATTTTATACGATCATCACTATTGGGATATCTCTCCATGCCATTTACTTTGCGAAGTGGGAGTGGTTGCTTAGAAGACCCTTTCTGTTCTTCCTCGGCTTTGTCATTGATAGCGTCCTGATTTCAGCGTTGATATATTTCTCTGGGATTAATCAGTCGCTATTTTTGTTTTTACATCTAGTGAATATTCTTCTTGCGGGGATTGCAACGGGAAGTGCTGGGGCGATCGCGCTGGCACTTTGTACAAGTATTTCATTCTCTGTAGCAGCGATCTTTTCGCCGGAGCTTAAGGCTCTGAATTTCTTTTTCTTACTAGCTCTGAATAACGTGGCCTTCTTTTCAGTGGCAGCTTTAGGTGGATACCTCAGTCAGCAGTTGCAAATCGTGGGTTCTGAACTTAAAGAGGCCGGTCAGTCTTTAAGAACTGCGGAAGAGCTGAATGAGATCATGATCGAGAACATTCCCTCGGGAATGGTGTCTTTTGACTCTAAGGGTACGGTTTTAAAAGCCAACAAAGCTGCCTTAGAGATTTTGGGCCTTGAAGAACTTCTTGAAAAAAATTGGTTCGATGTTTTTCCAAGTATTTCTGACGTAAAAGGTTCCTTGCGCGAGGATTTAAAATACCAGAGCCCCTCAGGTGAAGCGAAGATCCTTGAGATGAAAGTATCTTCCGTGACCGCCCTCAATGAGGGTTTGTCGGTTGCGATTTTTGATGATCTTACAAAGATTCGCCAGTTGGAGTTTTCAGCTCGTCAAAACGAAAAGCTTGCGGCCATTGGCGGTCTTGCTGCGGGGATTGCCCATGAAATTAGGAATCCATTGGCGGGTATCAGTGGAAGCATTGAGTTGTTATCGCAGACTGTGAACAATGATGATGATCGTCGTCTTATGAAAATTATTTTACGCGAGATTGATCGCCTGAATAATTTGATCACAGAATTCCTAGATTACTCTCGCCCCGAGGAGCCACCCACTGATCCTGTGAATATTTCTGATCTCTTGTTAGAGGTTTTAGAGGGGATTAAGACGAATACTCAGGTCCGTCTTGAAACTGAGCAGGTCCTTCATATTGATCAAGGGTTGGTGATTTTAGGAAAGCGCGATAAGCTCAAGCAAGCCTTTCTTAATATCATTCTTAATTCCTATCAAGCCATGAATGAATCAGCGACTCCAGCTATTACCGTGTCAGCACTTGTAGTGGATGAAAGTGTTCAGGTGAGAATTAAGGATGCGGGATCTGGCATGAGTGAGAGCACTCGCAAGAGGTTGTTTGAACCCTTTCATACAACCAAGGCAAAAGGCACTGGCTTAGGTCTAGCTGTGACTCATAAGATTTTAGAAGGGCATTATGCCCAAGTATTTGTAGAGAGTGAAGTCGGTGTTGGAACAGAGTTTGTTTTGACATTTCCGAAGGCACGTTGA